The following is a genomic window from Paenibacillus thiaminolyticus.
CGGTAACGGATTCGGGTCAGCTCCAAGTAACGGCGGCAATTTTCTATCTCTTCATTTAAGGTAATCGTTGTCTTGTCCTTCACCATATGCCGGAACATGGACGCCAGATTATAGATCATATCGCCGACATCGTTCGCGCCCTGCGAGATGGCCCGCATCCGAATAACCTCCAGCGTATTGTACAGAAAATGAGGCTTAATTTGAGACTGAAGCGCTACCAGCTCCGCATTTTTCTGCTTGAGCTCCGATTTATAGACTTTATTGATATACTGCTGCAAATCTTCGCACATTTGGTTGAAGCTGAGCGCGATAAGCCCAAGCTCGTCTTCCCGATCCACCGGAAGCTTCGTATTGAGGTAACCCTCTCTTACCTTCTTCATCCCTTTGATGACCGTCTGCGTGCGGCGCGATAGATGAAGAACGGAGAAGTAGGTTACCACAAGTACCGTTATAATGCATAGCAAAGTAATAATGCCAATCGTATTGCGAATTCCCGACAGCCGGTCGGTAATCGCTTTCTCCGGAATGGCGTTGACGACCACAAGTCCCAATTTATTCGTCTCCGATACCATGACATATGACTTCTGTCCGTTCAGGTTCACTTGTTCCGACTTGTTGCGCGGCATAGACAGCAATTCACTGTAATATTGCGCGGTGACCGGAAGCGACGAACGTTCCGAATGGTATACCGTGTGGCGGTTGGAATCAAGCACGAGCCATTGCTCACCCGGCATTTGCTCGCCAATCTGCCGTGATATTCCGGCGGCGTTGAAGTCAATTGTAATATCTCCGGCCGTCGCCAGCGTCTCGGGATTACTGATCCGATTAGTTACGCTCAGCAGAGAGAGCGGCTCAGCCGTCTGATCGGGCTCAAAGGGCGGCACATTCACGATCTCCTCAATAGGCTTCGTAGATATGTCGTGATCCGTACCGGCCGACTGATGGGAGTCCCCCATCTCCGGCGAGTATCGCTTGTTCGGAATGGCATAACGGTTATTCAACCATAGCTGCTGCGCCTGGCTGTTCTCGTTCCAGTCATAGTAGCCGCGATAGAATCCGCCTTTATAGTAGATGTAGGCAAATTTCTTCTTCATGCTAATCAGGCTAATATTTTGCAGATCTTGATCCTTGACGAACTGCGTAGAGAAGAAATCGTGCATATTTCGGATATAGAAGCCGTTGCTCGAACTGAAGCTGTCCAGCCGATAGCGGATGAAATTCTCCAGCCCTTCATTGAGTAAATAAACCGTCTC
Proteins encoded in this region:
- a CDS encoding sensor histidine kinase, translated to MLKAIKQIYMKHFKKKLFIKLIVVYSLIAVASLVTLSVSAYQFFVYNNVNNALFDQQRNVDSINRFLDQKYDTAQAIIQQVYQDTILVKETVYLLNEGLENFIRYRLDSFSSSNGFYIRNMHDFFSTQFVKDQDLQNISLISMKKKFAYIYYKGGFYRGYYDWNENSQAQQLWLNNRYAIPNKRYSPEMGDSHQSAGTDHDISTKPIEEIVNVPPFEPDQTAEPLSLLSVTNRISNPETLATAGDITIDFNAAGISRQIGEQMPGEQWLVLDSNRHTVYHSERSSLPVTAQYYSELLSMPRNKSEQVNLNGQKSYVMVSETNKLGLVVVNAIPEKAITDRLSGIRNTIGIITLLCIITVLVVTYFSVLHLSRRTQTVIKGMKKVREGYLNTKLPVDREDELGLIALSFNQMCEDLQQYINKVYKSELKQKNAELVALQSQIKPHFLYNTLEVIRMRAISQGANDVGDMIYNLASMFRHMVKDKTTITLNEEIENCRRYLELTRIRYRDKLQYSIYMDERLGGYNIMKLSVQPIIENYLVHGLGLDRTDNHIIIEVESVEEDLVIRIADNGKGIEPERLQQIQKELRQSAIQEHGSLGLKNVHDRLRILYGDEYGITLESILGAGTTVTIRVPLN